The following coding sequences lie in one Thermodesulforhabdaceae bacterium genomic window:
- a CDS encoding DNA-directed RNA polymerase subunit alpha, producing MDIAKNWKELIKPKGLKIEKPGDPNRYAKFVCEPLERGFGITLGNALRRVLLSSLRGCAITSVKIEGVAHEFSSIPGVVEDVTDIVLNLKGVRFKSKTDEPATLRIEKTGKGVVKAGDIHGSSLVTVLNPDHYICTLSKDAHIKMELKVKTGKGYVPAERNTEPNMPIGTIPIDAIFSPIDRVTYTVTQARVGQMTDYDRLTMEVWTDGSITPEDALAYAAKILKDQFSVFINFEEDVEIPKEEPPKEEKVVWNDNLFRRVDELELSVRSANCLKNADIKYIGELVQKTEAEMLKTKNFGRKSLNEIKEILAEMGLSLGMKLEGFPSREELERKEREREKESYAS from the coding sequence ATGGATATAGCAAAGAACTGGAAAGAACTTATAAAACCTAAGGGTTTGAAAATTGAAAAGCCCGGCGATCCTAACAGGTATGCAAAGTTTGTTTGCGAACCTCTTGAGAGAGGTTTCGGAATAACTTTGGGCAACGCCCTAAGAAGGGTTTTGCTTTCATCCCTTAGGGGTTGTGCTATCACAAGTGTCAAGATCGAAGGTGTGGCTCACGAATTTTCCAGCATCCCCGGAGTGGTTGAAGACGTAACAGACATAGTGCTAAACCTTAAGGGCGTGCGTTTCAAATCGAAAACGGATGAACCGGCTACACTTCGTATAGAAAAAACCGGGAAAGGTGTTGTAAAAGCTGGAGATATTCATGGCAGTTCCCTGGTTACAGTGCTTAACCCCGATCATTACATTTGCACTCTGTCTAAAGACGCCCACATTAAAATGGAACTCAAGGTTAAAACCGGCAAAGGCTATGTTCCCGCAGAGCGTAACACTGAACCTAACATGCCTATTGGAACAATACCAATAGATGCTATCTTTTCACCTATTGATCGCGTAACTTATACGGTCACCCAAGCTCGAGTAGGACAAATGACAGATTACGATCGTCTCACAATGGAAGTTTGGACCGATGGAAGCATCACACCGGAAGATGCCTTAGCCTATGCCGCAAAAATCCTTAAAGATCAGTTTTCTGTTTTCATAAACTTTGAAGAGGATGTGGAAATACCTAAAGAAGAGCCACCAAAGGAAGAAAAAGTTGTATGGAACGACAACCTATTTCGCAGAGTCGACGAATTGGAACTGTCAGTTAGATCAGCAAATTGCTTGAAAAATGCTGACATTAAGTATATAGGGGAACTCGTTCAGAAGACCGAAGCCGAAATGTTGAAAACAAAAAACTTTGGTCGGAAGTCTCTTAATGAGATCAAAGAAATCCTTGCGGAAATGGGTCTGTCGCTAGGGATGAAGTTAGAGGGATTCCCAAGCAGAGAAGAGTTAGAACGAAAAGAAAGAGAGAGGGAAAAGGAAAGCTATGCGTCATAG
- the rpsD gene encoding 30S ribosomal protein S4: protein MARYTGPACRLCRRENMKLYLKGDRCYSDKCAYERRNYAPGQHGKIRAKLSDYGLRLREKQKLRRIYGLTETQFKKYFKEAERQKGVTGTNFLILLERRLDNVVYRLGFAQSRAQARQMVRHGHFLVNGKSVDIPSYLLKPGDVVVVREKSRSLAVINEALEALPRRGVSPWLELKREQYEGVFKTFPTREEIDIPVQEQLIVEFYSK, encoded by the coding sequence TTGGCTCGATATACTGGACCTGCCTGTCGGTTGTGCCGTCGTGAAAATATGAAACTATATCTTAAAGGCGACCGATGCTATTCCGATAAATGCGCTTACGAAAGAAGGAACTACGCTCCCGGTCAACATGGAAAGATCCGAGCAAAGCTTTCGGATTACGGACTGCGACTTAGAGAAAAGCAAAAGTTGAGACGTATTTATGGCCTTACTGAAACTCAGTTTAAAAAGTATTTTAAAGAAGCCGAACGGCAGAAAGGTGTAACCGGTACTAACTTCCTTATCCTGCTTGAACGTCGCCTTGACAACGTGGTCTATCGCCTTGGGTTTGCTCAATCTCGAGCTCAAGCAAGACAGATGGTGCGACACGGGCATTTCCTGGTAAACGGAAAGTCTGTAGATATTCCCTCATACCTTCTAAAGCCGGGAGATGTAGTCGTAGTTAGAGAAAAAAGCCGAAGCCTGGCGGTAATTAACGAAGCTCTTGAGGCTTTGCCGAGGCGTGGCGTGTCTCCATGGCTCGAACTTAAAAGAGAACAATACGAGGGAGTTTTCAAAACTTTCCCCACAAGGGAAGAGATAGACATACCCGTGCAGGAGCAGTTGATCGTAGAGTTTTACTCGAAGTAA
- the uvrB gene encoding excinuclease ABC subunit UvrB translates to MSLFKTDHLLEPKCDQPQAIKRLVEGLQKGLKFQTLLGVTGSGKTLTMAHVIAQIQRPTLIIAPNKTLAAQLYGEFKAFFPHNAVEYFVSYYDYYQPEAYIPQTDTYIAKDASINDTIDKMRHSATRALLERRDVIIVSSVSCIYGLGEPEEYRQMLLWLKENETASREAIIKKLVEIQYQRNDTDFKRGCFRVRGDVIDVFPSHQEDLAVRIELFGNWVESIREFDPLTGKTIRKLTEIAIYPATHYVTSREKLERAVKSIEEELEERLKELRAQGKLLEAQRLEERTRLDIEMLLELGYCQGIENYSRHLTGRKPGEPPPTLIDYFPPDWLLFIDESHITVPQLQGMYRGDRSRKQTLVEYGFRLPSALDNRPLSFEEFIDRVNQVIFVSATPGPYELEVSGDAVVEQIIRPTGLVDPVIEVRPARNQIDDLISEIRKRVTRGQRVLVTTLTKRMAEDLTEYLSELKIRVRYMHSDVDTLERIELIRELRLGSYDVLVGINLLREGLDIPEVSLVAILDADSEGFLRSERSLIQTAGRAARNVDGTVILYADRITRSMAKAIEETNRRRQIQLAYNEAHGIIPKTIEKDVHDVLAPYRAGIEEKIGISDSDAAVMEEQAGWSREDLDEHIREMERAMREAAERLEFEKAAELRDKIKKLKYLQLMTQS, encoded by the coding sequence ATGAGCCTTTTCAAAACAGATCATCTTCTGGAACCTAAATGTGATCAGCCGCAAGCCATCAAAAGGCTTGTTGAGGGACTTCAGAAGGGCCTTAAATTTCAGACTCTCCTTGGAGTAACCGGTTCGGGCAAAACTCTCACTATGGCTCATGTTATTGCTCAGATCCAGCGCCCAACCCTAATTATCGCTCCTAACAAAACCCTTGCGGCTCAGCTCTACGGAGAATTCAAAGCCTTTTTTCCTCACAACGCTGTTGAATACTTTGTGTCCTATTATGATTACTATCAGCCAGAAGCTTATATACCTCAAACCGATACATATATCGCCAAAGATGCTTCCATTAACGACACAATCGACAAGATGCGACATAGCGCTACCAGAGCCCTCCTCGAGCGGCGCGATGTAATTATTGTAAGTAGCGTTTCCTGTATTTATGGATTGGGAGAACCTGAAGAATATCGACAAATGCTTTTATGGCTGAAGGAAAATGAAACAGCTTCCAGAGAGGCTATCATAAAAAAGCTTGTAGAAATACAGTATCAGCGAAACGACACCGATTTTAAGCGAGGATGCTTTAGAGTTCGTGGTGATGTGATAGATGTTTTTCCATCTCATCAGGAAGATCTGGCGGTTAGAATCGAACTCTTTGGAAACTGGGTTGAAAGTATCCGCGAGTTTGATCCACTTACGGGAAAAACTATACGTAAGCTCACCGAAATAGCTATTTATCCTGCAACACACTATGTAACAAGTCGAGAAAAGCTGGAGCGGGCGGTTAAGTCTATCGAAGAAGAACTCGAAGAGCGGCTTAAGGAATTGCGAGCCCAGGGAAAACTCCTTGAAGCTCAGCGTCTTGAAGAAAGAACCAGACTGGATATAGAAATGCTCCTTGAACTTGGTTACTGTCAGGGGATCGAAAATTATTCACGCCATCTTACCGGTAGAAAACCGGGTGAACCTCCCCCAACTCTTATAGACTATTTCCCTCCTGACTGGCTTCTTTTTATTGACGAGAGTCATATCACAGTTCCACAACTTCAGGGTATGTATAGAGGAGACCGCTCTCGTAAGCAGACCCTTGTGGAATACGGCTTTCGCCTTCCTTCCGCTCTCGACAATCGCCCTCTATCTTTTGAAGAATTCATTGACCGCGTAAATCAGGTAATATTCGTATCGGCTACTCCGGGTCCTTATGAGTTGGAGGTTAGTGGTGATGCCGTGGTAGAACAAATCATTAGACCTACTGGTCTGGTGGATCCGGTTATAGAAGTAAGACCTGCTCGTAATCAGATTGATGATCTCATATCAGAGATAAGAAAGCGAGTTACCAGAGGACAGCGAGTGCTTGTTACAACTCTTACTAAGCGTATGGCAGAGGATCTCACGGAGTATCTGTCTGAATTAAAGATTCGAGTGCGTTATATGCATTCGGATGTGGACACGCTGGAACGGATTGAGCTTATTCGAGAACTCAGACTGGGAAGCTATGATGTCCTTGTGGGAATAAACCTTCTTCGGGAGGGGCTTGATATTCCGGAGGTGTCTCTTGTTGCGATACTTGACGCCGATAGTGAAGGTTTCCTTCGTTCAGAACGATCGTTGATACAAACTGCCGGAAGAGCCGCTCGAAATGTTGACGGAACAGTTATTCTTTACGCTGACCGAATTACCAGATCCATGGCTAAGGCTATTGAGGAAACAAATCGCCGAAGACAGATTCAGCTTGCTTACAATGAGGCTCATGGCATTATTCCAAAGACCATTGAAAAGGATGTCCACGATGTTTTGGCTCCTTACAGGGCTGGAATAGAGGAAAAAATAGGGATAAGTGATTCTGACGCGGCTGTTATGGAAGAACAAGCTGGTTGGAGCAGGGAAGACCTTGATGAACACATAAGAGAGATGGAACGGGCCATGCGTGAAGCTGCGGAGAGACTTGAGTTTGAGAAGGCGGCAGAACTACGGGACAAGATTAAAAAATTGAAATATCTTCAGCTTATGACCCAGAGCTAA
- the rplQ gene encoding 50S ribosomal protein L17 — MRHRVAGRKLGRKTEHRLAMFRNMVTSLLDHERIVTTVPKAKEIRKFAEHMITLGKRGDLHARRQALAFVRSKKVVHKLFAEIAPRYAQRQGGYTRIVKMGFRRGDGSPMCLIELVKPEEQK, encoded by the coding sequence ATGCGTCATAGAGTAGCCGGAAGAAAGCTGGGGAGAAAAACAGAACACAGGCTTGCCATGTTCAGAAACATGGTCACGTCTTTGCTCGACCATGAGCGAATTGTGACCACGGTGCCAAAGGCAAAGGAAATAAGGAAATTTGCTGAGCACATGATCACTCTCGGCAAGCGTGGTGATCTTCACGCCAGACGACAGGCTCTTGCCTTCGTCCGAAGCAAAAAAGTTGTTCATAAGCTCTTTGCCGAAATCGCTCCTCGGTATGCTCAGCGACAGGGTGGATACACTCGCATAGTTAAAATGGGTTTCAGGCGAGGAGATGGTTCGCCAATGTGCCTTATTGAGCTAGTAAAACCGGAAGAACAAAAATAA
- the rimO gene encoding 30S ribosomal protein S12 methylthiotransferase RimO, translating into MNVYLVSLGCDKNLVDSERMLGILIRSGLSPVTDPAQADIIVINTCGFIESAVEEAIDHIFTLATWKDKGRCKKIVVTGCMVQRYGKKLTTLMPEVDLFLGTNHYEDIALVLDSNHPSLLVSRPDKVSHQSFLFRAVSTDKSYAYLKISEGCSNVCTYCMIPKIRGPLRSRPLNDILQEARMLNELGIPEIILIAQDVASYGRDWGSSDQLIKLLEALETLTSIRWIRLLYTYPGHITEKLLATIKSSSKILPYLDIPFQHVSPTLLAAMGRKRIAQHPAEVIEMIRSFIPDITLRTTFMVGFPGEGEKEFEELVNFVEQMEIDHIGVFAFSPEQGTRAAKLPNQVPDRIKRTRLKTLYKIQRKISRRKLRQYKRKILPIIIDGPHPDSDLLLAGRLPSQAPQIDGIVTITSGTAKPGSIVPARITKTHDYDVEAEILDSCTDFST; encoded by the coding sequence ATGAATGTTTATTTAGTCAGCCTTGGATGCGATAAAAACCTTGTTGACAGTGAGCGAATGCTGGGAATTCTCATCCGGTCGGGATTATCACCCGTAACCGATCCAGCTCAAGCTGATATCATTGTTATCAACACCTGTGGATTTATAGAATCAGCCGTTGAAGAAGCTATCGATCACATCTTTACCTTAGCCACCTGGAAAGATAAGGGAAGATGTAAAAAAATTGTGGTAACCGGTTGCATGGTTCAACGCTACGGCAAAAAGTTAACCACTCTAATGCCCGAAGTAGATCTATTCCTGGGAACAAACCACTATGAGGACATAGCTCTGGTTTTAGATTCCAATCACCCTTCCCTTCTAGTTTCACGTCCCGATAAGGTAAGCCATCAATCTTTTCTATTCCGCGCTGTATCAACTGATAAGTCTTACGCCTATCTTAAAATATCCGAAGGCTGCAGTAACGTCTGCACTTACTGCATGATTCCCAAAATTAGAGGTCCCCTGAGAAGCCGCCCTTTGAATGACATCCTTCAGGAAGCACGAATGCTAAACGAACTTGGAATTCCTGAAATTATTCTTATAGCACAGGATGTGGCTTCTTACGGGCGAGATTGGGGAAGTTCTGATCAATTAATAAAACTCCTGGAAGCTCTTGAAACTCTAACATCTATTCGATGGATCAGGCTATTATACACATACCCGGGACACATTACTGAAAAACTGCTTGCTACTATAAAATCATCTTCAAAAATTTTGCCTTATCTAGATATACCCTTTCAACACGTTTCCCCTACCCTGCTCGCAGCCATGGGAAGAAAAAGAATAGCTCAACATCCTGCAGAAGTTATAGAAATGATCAGATCTTTCATACCTGACATAACCCTTCGCACTACCTTTATGGTCGGATTCCCGGGAGAAGGAGAAAAAGAATTTGAGGAACTAGTGAATTTCGTTGAACAAATGGAAATAGATCATATTGGTGTATTTGCTTTTTCTCCAGAACAGGGCACCAGAGCTGCTAAACTACCAAATCAAGTGCCCGACAGAATTAAGCGCACTCGACTGAAAACTCTCTACAAAATACAAAGAAAAATATCCCGAAGAAAGCTTAGACAATACAAAAGGAAAATACTTCCTATAATAATTGATGGTCCCCATCCGGACTCAGACTTGCTTTTGGCAGGAAGGCTTCCTTCTCAGGCACCTCAAATCGATGGAATCGTTACTATAACATCCGGCACTGCTAAGCCTGGTTCCATAGTTCCGGCACGGATTACAAAAACTCACGATTACGATGTAGAGGCGGAAATCCTGGATTCTTGCACAGACTTTTCAACCTAA